The following proteins come from a genomic window of Synechococcus sp. UW69:
- the petG gene encoding cytochrome b6-f complex subunit V, which produces MIEPLLCGIVLGLIPVTLMGLFVAAWNQYRRGGSALGG; this is translated from the coding sequence ATGATCGAACCTCTGCTGTGCGGCATCGTTCTTGGTTTGATTCCCGTCACCCTGATGGGTCTGTTTGTGGCGGCTTGGAACCAGTACCGCCGCGGTGGCAGTGCTCTGGGGGGCTGA
- a CDS encoding cytochrome c, which translates to MVQPSRIAAESASADSADRGRGLIAALVVSAATACVVLLLWVLGSAQRDPYIKASLELQGAVDHGGQLFRINCAGCHGLAGQGLVGPSLQGVSNNVKDPALVHQIISGETPPMPSFEMEPQSMADLLAYLHTLS; encoded by the coding sequence GTGGTCCAGCCGTCACGAATTGCGGCCGAATCAGCATCAGCTGATTCGGCCGATCGAGGGCGCGGCCTGATCGCCGCTCTTGTGGTCTCGGCCGCGACCGCTTGCGTCGTACTACTGCTCTGGGTTCTTGGGAGTGCCCAGCGAGATCCCTACATCAAGGCCAGCCTTGAACTGCAAGGTGCCGTTGACCACGGCGGCCAGCTGTTCCGCATCAACTGCGCGGGCTGTCACGGTCTGGCCGGCCAAGGACTGGTCGGACCTTCTCTGCAGGGCGTCAGCAACAACGTGAAGGACCCAGCCTTGGTTCACCAGATCATCAGCGGCGAAACACCACCCATGCCGAGTTTTGAGATGGAGCCGCAATCAATGGCCGACCTACTGGCCTACCTGCACACACTCAGCTGA
- a CDS encoding RNA methyltransferase → MNAVVVLVEPAGPLNIGSVARLCANFGVSELRLVAPRCDHLCEQAVQMAVHGQSLLDAAAVFPDLLTAINDCRRTVGSCGRLDHGEIPLQDPEQALGWLLASDGSASSAKAPVALVFGREDRGLSNSELRLCQKVLCLQSGEAYPSLNLSHAVAVVLHELTRLNSAETEARSIAPPSPDPAAAKALSALLDDATDLLLEAGFLLEHTASARMAKVQDLLQRATVRAEEVALLRGMVRQLRWAIRTKRP, encoded by the coding sequence TTGAATGCCGTCGTTGTGCTGGTCGAGCCTGCCGGCCCTCTGAACATTGGAAGCGTGGCCAGGCTCTGCGCCAATTTCGGTGTGAGCGAACTGCGGCTCGTGGCCCCCCGCTGTGACCATCTCTGCGAGCAGGCCGTGCAAATGGCGGTTCACGGGCAATCGCTGCTTGACGCCGCAGCGGTGTTTCCTGACCTACTCACAGCCATCAACGACTGCCGACGCACCGTGGGCAGTTGCGGACGTCTGGACCATGGCGAGATTCCTCTACAAGATCCCGAACAAGCCCTTGGATGGCTGTTGGCCAGCGATGGCAGCGCATCCAGCGCAAAGGCGCCCGTGGCCCTCGTGTTCGGGAGAGAGGACCGCGGCCTTAGCAACAGTGAGCTGAGGCTCTGCCAGAAAGTTCTGTGTTTACAGAGCGGTGAGGCCTATCCCTCCCTGAATCTGTCCCATGCCGTGGCTGTGGTTCTGCATGAGTTAACCCGTCTCAATAGTGCGGAGACAGAAGCTCGCAGCATCGCCCCTCCATCTCCTGACCCGGCAGCCGCAAAAGCGCTGTCAGCGTTGCTGGACGATGCAACAGACCTCCTGCTGGAGGCGGGTTTTCTGTTGGAGCACACCGCCTCAGCGCGCATGGCCAAAGTGCAGGATCTGCTGCAACGCGCGACGGTGCGCGCCGAGGAAGTGGCTCTCCTGCGGGGCATGGTGCGCCAACTGCGCTGGGCCATCCGCACCAAGCGCCCCTAA
- a CDS encoding serine hydrolase, whose amino-acid sequence MTNSRSSRRSAGWGGPARLILRLVLMGVGLGLLTGTGLRLLAPRVQQQEISLPSWLADQPVITTLLGEAVEPQTIGEASKDEKLAPAAANVLKQARFAPKQEIKALSQRWVELASQQTDLQASAYMLILDDGRFAAMQAERPMPAASSIKTPILLAVLELLDQGTLQWNEPLTLTQELVGGGAGWMASRPLGSRFPTYEVATEMIRVSDNSATNLMIARAGGMEQINARFQELDLPATVVNNWLPDLDGTNTTSARDLSRAIALVDSGEVLGPRSRDLFREVMGTSVTNTLLPTGLMRGLGGAQGAPDDSLARKGYRVYNKTGDIGLAYADAGLIELPDGRRAVAGFLVKGPFNDPRSTELIRQLSAAMAPHLKPNPAPPKP is encoded by the coding sequence TTGACCAACAGTCGTTCTTCACGTCGCTCCGCAGGCTGGGGAGGGCCGGCTCGGCTCATCCTGCGTCTTGTGTTGATGGGAGTCGGCCTGGGACTGCTCACAGGCACGGGCCTCCGGCTCCTGGCACCGCGCGTGCAGCAGCAGGAGATTTCACTGCCCAGCTGGCTGGCCGATCAACCGGTGATCACAACGCTGCTCGGTGAAGCCGTTGAGCCCCAAACCATTGGGGAGGCCTCGAAAGACGAGAAGCTTGCGCCGGCAGCAGCGAACGTCCTTAAGCAGGCACGATTTGCCCCAAAGCAGGAAATCAAGGCCTTATCCCAGCGCTGGGTGGAACTGGCCAGCCAACAGACCGATCTGCAGGCCAGCGCCTATATGCTCATCCTGGACGACGGTCGCTTTGCAGCCATGCAGGCGGAGCGACCCATGCCAGCCGCCAGTTCGATCAAGACACCGATCCTTCTGGCAGTGCTGGAACTGCTGGACCAAGGAACGCTTCAGTGGAACGAGCCCCTCACGCTGACCCAAGAGCTGGTGGGTGGAGGCGCCGGATGGATGGCCTCCCGGCCGCTGGGCAGTCGCTTCCCCACCTATGAGGTCGCCACAGAAATGATCCGGGTCAGCGACAACTCCGCCACCAATCTGATGATTGCCAGGGCAGGGGGAATGGAGCAGATCAATGCCCGCTTTCAGGAGCTGGACCTCCCAGCAACCGTTGTGAACAACTGGCTGCCGGATCTCGATGGAACCAACACCACAAGTGCACGGGATCTAAGCCGTGCCATCGCTTTGGTGGATAGCGGCGAGGTTCTGGGTCCCCGAAGCCGGGATCTATTTCGCGAGGTGATGGGGACGTCAGTCACCAACACCCTTCTACCCACGGGCTTGATGCGCGGCCTGGGTGGTGCTCAGGGTGCACCCGACGACAGCCTGGCCCGCAAGGGTTACCGCGTCTACAACAAAACCGGTGACATCGGACTTGCCTACGCCGATGCCGGTCTGATCGAACTGCCGGACGGCAGACGCGCTGTGGCGGGATTTCTGGTGAAAGGCCCCTTCAACGACCCCAGATCCACGGAACTGATTCGTCAGCTCTCCGCCGCCATGGCACCGCATCTGAAACCCAACCCTGCCCCTCCAAAACCATGA
- a CDS encoding DUF3370 domain-containing protein: protein MKLAALLSAAWVSVAAMPVSAEVIERQQSVRPLPGALDNVLMVNDNNPELIQNDGILISTFPDRDAASVPVVLNGRFDLFSHHVYAGDAEGSPTSTLWLAVLAAPLGDAPVTLQLLSGSTSLSQATEPGQTQAPFLPLPSLMQETTEVVAAGPGSRVAGDLLASRSAPELSSRRWTLPPGSPTRLMLLPIPVAGLDPLLNGRNLQLRFHSSAPVAIATLAAHGNDGQAPNDQHWLQLLKSRRLSSKEHQPTPRGSKGKIIYSRVSGVQIGSSWRARLTDPGSTVLAAPKAPISWPISSLERGTLATNQVQTAELERFYPGTAWAAHGNYGVEYDLTLPLKNTGSAPVKLQLSLDSPLKGNSQTSFLRFRDDLNGPVMFRGPIQTTGLEDPKGVPQGRQTQHLVLRQGQQGSSLGQVMLKPGEGKQVRVRLIYPADATPPQVLTVQPVKQS from the coding sequence ATGAAGCTCGCCGCTCTGTTGTCCGCAGCTTGGGTGAGTGTTGCGGCGATGCCCGTCTCTGCAGAGGTGATTGAGCGTCAGCAGAGCGTTCGCCCCTTACCGGGAGCCCTCGACAACGTGTTGATGGTGAACGACAACAACCCCGAACTCATTCAGAACGACGGCATCCTGATTTCAACATTTCCAGATAGGGATGCAGCGTCCGTTCCCGTTGTGCTGAACGGCCGCTTTGACCTGTTCAGCCACCACGTCTATGCCGGTGATGCGGAAGGCAGTCCAACGTCGACTCTGTGGCTGGCGGTTCTAGCGGCTCCCCTGGGAGACGCTCCGGTGACCCTGCAGCTGCTCTCGGGAAGCACCTCACTATCTCAAGCGACGGAACCGGGCCAAACCCAAGCTCCCTTCCTGCCTTTGCCGAGCCTGATGCAGGAGACCACCGAGGTTGTGGCCGCTGGACCTGGCAGCCGCGTCGCCGGAGATCTGTTGGCAAGTCGAAGCGCACCGGAACTCTCCAGCCGTCGCTGGACCCTTCCTCCAGGCTCACCCACTCGGCTGATGCTGTTGCCCATTCCAGTGGCAGGTCTCGACCCACTGCTGAATGGTCGCAACCTGCAACTGCGGTTCCACAGCTCCGCCCCCGTGGCGATAGCCACCCTGGCTGCCCATGGGAACGATGGACAGGCTCCAAACGATCAGCACTGGCTTCAGCTGCTGAAAAGCCGACGCTTGAGCAGCAAGGAGCATCAACCAACCCCACGGGGCAGCAAAGGCAAGATCATCTATTCACGGGTGAGCGGTGTTCAGATCGGCAGCAGCTGGCGGGCTCGCCTAACCGACCCAGGGAGCACTGTTCTGGCCGCACCTAAGGCACCCATTTCATGGCCGATCAGCAGTTTGGAACGCGGAACCCTCGCCACTAACCAGGTTCAAACCGCTGAGCTCGAGAGGTTTTATCCCGGAACAGCCTGGGCCGCCCATGGGAACTACGGGGTGGAATACGACCTCACCCTGCCCCTGAAGAACACAGGTTCAGCCCCTGTGAAGCTGCAACTGTCTCTGGATTCACCCCTCAAAGGCAACAGCCAAACCTCCTTCCTGCGCTTCCGCGATGACCTCAACGGACCGGTCATGTTCCGGGGGCCAATCCAGACCACGGGTCTAGAGGATCCAAAGGGTGTTCCCCAGGGACGCCAGACGCAGCATCTTGTGTTGCGCCAGGGTCAGCAGGGATCGTCCCTGGGACAGGTGATGCTCAAACCAGGGGAAGGCAAGCAAGTGCGCGTTCGCTTGATCTATCCCGCTGATGCCACACCGCCGCAGGTCCTCACCGTGCAGCCTGTGAAACAATCCTGA
- the bchI gene encoding magnesium chelatase ATPase subunit I yields the protein MTAPRKRRVFPFTAVIGQEEMKLALLLNVIDPRIGGVMIMGDRGTGKSTTIRALADLLPDIEVVAGDPYNSSSTDPDLQSSEVRERMQQGETLSTEPRQVPMVDLPLGATEDRLCGTIDIEKALSEGVRAFEPGLLAKANRGLLYVDEVNLLDDHLVDVLLDSAASGWNTVEREGVSVRHPARFVLIGSGNPEEGELRPQLLDRFGMSVEVRTVRDPELRVQVVDQRTAFDSDPDGFSTAVEGNQNALQQRVVEAQQRLDQVTIDDDLRLRISAVCGELDVDGLRGDIVTNRAARALAAFEGRTEVSEEDVARVASCCLRHRLRKDPLEQVDSGDRVVKVFCKVFERSESSDRADFELALAA from the coding sequence GTGACTGCACCCCGGAAGCGCAGGGTCTTCCCCTTCACTGCAGTGATCGGTCAGGAGGAGATGAAGCTGGCCCTGCTTCTCAACGTGATCGACCCACGCATCGGTGGCGTCATGATCATGGGGGACCGCGGGACCGGTAAATCCACCACGATCCGAGCTCTAGCGGATCTACTGCCCGACATCGAGGTGGTGGCTGGTGACCCCTACAACAGTTCGTCCACCGATCCCGACCTCCAGAGCAGTGAGGTGCGCGAGCGAATGCAACAGGGGGAAACCCTCAGCACCGAGCCGCGGCAGGTGCCAATGGTGGACCTCCCCCTGGGTGCGACGGAAGACCGTCTTTGCGGCACCATCGATATCGAAAAAGCCCTGAGCGAAGGTGTTCGCGCCTTTGAGCCTGGTTTGCTGGCCAAGGCCAACCGTGGCCTCCTCTACGTGGATGAGGTGAACCTGCTCGACGATCACCTTGTCGACGTGCTGCTCGATTCAGCCGCCTCCGGCTGGAACACCGTGGAACGGGAAGGGGTGTCCGTGCGCCACCCCGCTCGTTTTGTCTTGATCGGCTCCGGCAACCCGGAGGAAGGCGAGCTACGTCCCCAACTGCTCGATCGCTTCGGGATGAGCGTTGAGGTGCGCACCGTGCGCGATCCAGAGCTGCGGGTTCAGGTGGTGGACCAACGCACAGCCTTTGACAGTGATCCCGATGGCTTCAGCACAGCTGTGGAGGGAAATCAGAATGCCCTTCAGCAACGCGTGGTGGAAGCCCAGCAGCGCCTGGACCAGGTGACCATCGACGACGATCTGCGCCTGCGCATTTCCGCCGTCTGCGGTGAGCTGGATGTGGATGGCCTGCGGGGTGACATCGTCACCAACCGAGCCGCCCGGGCCCTGGCCGCCTTCGAGGGGCGCACCGAAGTCAGTGAAGAAGATGTCGCCCGCGTCGCCTCCTGCTGCCTGCGGCACCGTCTGCGTAAAGACCCCCTCGAACAGGTGGATTCCGGCGACCGTGTGGTCAAGGTGTTCTGCAAGGTGTTTGAACGAAGTGAGAGCAGCGATCGCGCTGATTTCGAACTGGCCCTCGCCGCCTGA
- the ruvC gene encoding crossover junction endodeoxyribonuclease RuvC — MRILGIDPGLARVGYGVIDIDDGCQRMLDCGIIQTDPGRSDGDRMVEIAGDLRQLIRIWRPDLAAVEKFFFYRSSNTINVVQARGVVVMTLARFKIPMVEFPPMQIKLAVAGFGHAEKDEVLEAVMRELNLNEPPRPDDAADALAVALTAWLQR, encoded by the coding sequence ATGCGCATCCTCGGCATCGACCCGGGCCTGGCCCGGGTGGGCTATGGGGTGATCGACATCGACGACGGATGCCAGCGCATGCTCGACTGCGGCATCATCCAGACCGACCCGGGTCGCTCGGATGGTGACCGAATGGTTGAAATCGCTGGTGACCTGCGCCAACTCATCCGGATCTGGCGACCGGATCTGGCCGCCGTGGAGAAGTTTTTCTTCTACCGATCGAGCAACACCATCAACGTGGTTCAGGCACGCGGAGTCGTGGTCATGACGCTGGCTCGCTTCAAGATCCCGATGGTGGAATTCCCTCCCATGCAGATCAAACTCGCCGTGGCGGGGTTTGGGCATGCCGAGAAAGACGAAGTCCTGGAGGCGGTGATGCGGGAGTTGAATCTGAATGAACCACCAAGGCCGGATGATGCGGCCGATGCCTTGGCGGTCGCTCTGACAGCGTGGCTGCAGCGATGA
- a CDS encoding 5-formyltetrahydrofolate cyclo-ligase produces MSAKQMLRHHFREQRQLGEVATRAIQEAVVNLVGSSICGNGYVGIYWPLPGEADLRPLRDVLHPPLALPVADGEGGLIYRSWTKEALQPDGCGIPAPAEGEALRPDQLALLLVPALAIDRDGIRLGYGGGYYDRLRADPAWATTPAWVVLPSACMATELLPRDPWDLPFTGWITEQGAGRPT; encoded by the coding sequence ATGAGCGCAAAGCAGATGCTGCGCCATCACTTCAGAGAGCAGCGCCAATTGGGAGAGGTTGCCACCCGCGCCATCCAGGAAGCGGTGGTGAACCTGGTCGGCAGTTCAATCTGCGGCAACGGATATGTGGGGATCTACTGGCCCCTACCGGGTGAGGCGGATTTACGTCCGTTGCGTGATGTTCTCCATCCGCCGCTGGCCTTGCCGGTCGCCGATGGCGAAGGAGGACTCATCTATCGGAGCTGGACCAAAGAAGCTCTTCAGCCGGATGGCTGCGGCATTCCTGCGCCCGCCGAGGGAGAGGCTCTTCGGCCCGATCAATTGGCGCTGTTGTTGGTGCCGGCGCTAGCGATTGACCGCGATGGAATCCGCCTGGGCTATGGCGGTGGTTACTACGACCGTCTCAGGGCTGATCCCGCCTGGGCCACCACACCAGCCTGGGTGGTGCTGCCCTCAGCCTGCATGGCGACCGAACTGCTGCCCCGCGATCCCTGGGATCTTCCTTTCACAGGATGGATCACGGAGCAGGGTGCTGGTCGGCCGACCTGA
- a CDS encoding SufE family protein: protein MATSTGSDALDRMVERLGGTADPKRRYEYVLWLAKKLAPMPAEEQTEDIKVKGCVSQVFVRGALDDGVMRWRGDSDALITKGLLALLIQGLDGLTPAKVQAVDPAFIAATGLQASLTPSRANGFLNILLAMQEQARQLEN, encoded by the coding sequence ATGGCCACTAGCACTGGCAGTGATGCCCTCGACCGGATGGTGGAGCGATTGGGCGGCACTGCTGATCCAAAACGCCGTTACGAATACGTGCTCTGGCTGGCAAAAAAGCTCGCTCCTATGCCTGCAGAAGAGCAAACCGAAGACATCAAAGTGAAGGGGTGTGTGTCTCAGGTTTTTGTGCGGGGCGCCCTGGATGACGGGGTGATGCGCTGGCGGGGAGACTCCGATGCTCTGATCACCAAGGGGCTTCTGGCCTTGTTGATCCAGGGTCTGGATGGGCTAACCCCGGCCAAGGTGCAGGCGGTGGACCCGGCCTTTATTGCTGCGACTGGTCTTCAGGCCAGCCTGACGCCTTCGCGCGCCAATGGCTTCCTCAACATCCTTCTGGCCATGCAGGAACAGGCCAGGCAGTTGGAGAACTGA
- a CDS encoding homoserine dehydrogenase, producing MAAKVGVGLLGLGTVGGGVASILQSPGERHPLVNELELIRVAVRDLSRPRPVVLDESLLTTDPSAVIQDPAVDVVVEVIGGLEPARSLILQAIAAGKSVVTANKAVIARHGQEIAEAAAAAGVYVLIEAAVGGGIPIIEPLKQSLGGNRINRVSGIINGTTNYILTRMAEEGAAYDAVLKDAQDLGYAEADPAADVDGLDAADKIAILATLAFGGSVERAAVPTEGISGLQGVDVDYANQLGYGVKLLAVAERMAASGDPLPLSLRVQPTLVPKDHPLAGVNGVNNAILVEGDPIGRVMFYGPGAGAGPTASAVVADILNIAGIRQASDGPGKVDPLLAAGSWRPCALVESGEIRQRHYVRFKTKDAPGVIGNVGGCFGQRKVSIQSIVQFNASDAGAEIVVITHEVSQRQMDEALEAIQALPEVLGLAAHLGCL from the coding sequence ATGGCAGCAAAGGTCGGCGTGGGTCTGCTGGGGCTGGGCACGGTTGGCGGTGGAGTGGCTTCAATCCTCCAGAGTCCCGGCGAACGCCACCCGCTGGTCAATGAACTGGAGCTGATCCGGGTTGCCGTCCGCGATCTGAGCCGGCCCCGCCCCGTGGTCCTGGACGAGAGCCTGCTCACCACCGATCCATCGGCGGTGATTCAGGACCCGGCGGTGGACGTTGTGGTGGAGGTGATCGGTGGCCTGGAACCAGCCCGCAGCCTGATTCTTCAAGCAATCGCAGCAGGCAAATCCGTGGTAACCGCCAACAAGGCCGTGATCGCACGCCACGGCCAGGAAATCGCTGAAGCCGCTGCAGCCGCCGGGGTGTATGTGCTGATCGAAGCCGCCGTCGGTGGGGGGATTCCCATCATTGAGCCGCTGAAGCAGTCCCTTGGTGGCAACCGCATCAACCGCGTCAGCGGCATCATCAATGGCACCACCAACTACATCCTCACCCGGATGGCTGAGGAGGGAGCCGCCTACGACGCGGTGCTCAAGGATGCCCAAGACCTCGGGTATGCCGAAGCCGACCCGGCAGCGGATGTGGATGGCCTCGATGCAGCCGACAAGATCGCGATCCTGGCCACCCTTGCGTTCGGCGGCAGTGTGGAGCGCGCCGCGGTTCCCACCGAAGGAATCAGTGGCCTTCAGGGTGTGGATGTGGATTACGCCAACCAGCTCGGCTATGGCGTGAAGCTGCTGGCTGTGGCTGAGCGCATGGCGGCAAGTGGCGATCCGCTGCCGCTCTCTCTGCGCGTGCAGCCGACACTCGTTCCTAAGGACCACCCCCTAGCGGGCGTCAACGGTGTGAACAACGCCATCCTTGTGGAAGGTGATCCGATCGGCCGGGTGATGTTCTACGGCCCTGGAGCGGGGGCCGGCCCGACGGCTTCGGCGGTGGTTGCGGACATTCTCAACATCGCCGGAATTCGCCAGGCCAGCGACGGCCCCGGCAAGGTGGACCCCCTACTGGCTGCGGGGAGCTGGCGGCCCTGCGCCCTGGTCGAGTCAGGCGAGATTCGCCAACGCCATTACGTGCGTTTTAAGACAAAAGATGCCCCGGGAGTCATCGGCAATGTCGGCGGCTGCTTCGGCCAACGCAAAGTCTCCATCCAGTCGATCGTGCAATTCAATGCGAGTGACGCCGGAGCCGAGATCGTTGTGATCACCCATGAAGTGAGTCAACGCCAAATGGATGAGGCCCTCGAAGCGATCCAGGCCCTCCCTGAGGTTTTAGGCCTGGCCGCTCACCTCGGCTGCCTCTAG
- a CDS encoding ABC transporter substrate-binding protein — protein sequence MGCQAPPLTTRITVASAGRISSLDPAQASTLSATQLISALGDPLYRLKRDGSLEPRLAASAPVLSDGGRTVTIPLRTDVRFHDGTPFNAAAMAFSLRRFLNIGTLSYVVGDRIASVEEADAHTLRLRLSRPSTSLRGLLTSINLTPISPKAYSSHQDRFLHDRFVGTGPYKLTRFSEHQQRLEPFAQYWGEAPRNNGLDLITLSNSTALYGALRSGEVDLLLSASIDEDQRHTLHQQAIAGDLHESVGPAMEIGYITLLSNQDPFRDPNLRRALAVSLNRTEISERVSYGLRRPLRALVPPSLPGGALASWPKHNPNQARELLRAAGYCNGRPLRFPLTFRSNVPADKLLALTWQAQVQRDLPDCLALELDGVESTTIYRQLGEGAFKAVMLDWRGSYPDPEAYLTPLLSCTSVKGDHCVDGEAAISGSFWSAPGLQTTLLETDTLVGDARRNALDRVEHLSANGAAYIPVWLDSPRAWAQLNLSPPKFDGSGQLMLAELERRFEGTTNN from the coding sequence ATGGGGTGTCAAGCACCACCCCTGACCACCCGCATCACGGTGGCATCAGCAGGACGAATCAGTTCTCTCGATCCAGCTCAGGCCAGCACCCTCAGTGCCACGCAACTGATCAGCGCCCTGGGGGATCCGCTTTACCGCCTCAAGCGTGATGGATCCCTGGAGCCACGCCTGGCGGCATCGGCTCCAGTTCTGAGTGATGGCGGACGCACCGTCACGATTCCACTGCGCACCGATGTGCGCTTCCACGATGGAACGCCGTTTAACGCCGCAGCCATGGCCTTCAGCCTGCGGCGCTTCCTCAACATTGGAACCCTCAGCTACGTGGTGGGCGATCGCATCGCATCGGTGGAGGAAGCGGACGCTCATACCTTGCGTCTACGCCTCAGTCGCCCATCCACTTCACTGCGTGGGTTACTGACGTCCATCAACCTCACCCCCATTTCACCGAAGGCCTACAGCAGTCACCAGGACCGGTTTCTGCACGATCGCTTTGTTGGAACAGGCCCCTACAAACTGACCCGCTTCAGCGAACATCAGCAAAGGCTGGAACCCTTTGCCCAGTACTGGGGGGAGGCACCACGCAACAACGGGCTGGATCTGATCACGCTGAGCAACTCCACGGCGCTGTATGGGGCTCTGCGCAGTGGTGAGGTGGATCTGCTGCTCTCCGCCTCCATCGACGAAGACCAACGCCATACCCTGCATCAACAGGCCATCGCAGGAGACCTGCACGAGTCTGTTGGCCCGGCGATGGAGATCGGCTACATCACCTTGCTGAGCAATCAGGATCCATTCCGGGACCCCAACCTGAGACGTGCCCTGGCCGTCAGTCTCAACCGAACTGAGATCAGTGAGCGGGTGAGCTACGGCCTCCGCCGTCCGCTTCGGGCGCTCGTGCCCCCCAGTCTTCCCGGCGGAGCCCTGGCCTCATGGCCGAAACACAACCCCAACCAGGCCCGCGAACTGCTCCGGGCTGCTGGCTACTGCAACGGCCGCCCCCTGCGCTTTCCGCTCACCTTCCGCTCCAATGTGCCCGCCGACAAACTGCTAGCCCTCACCTGGCAGGCCCAGGTGCAACGTGACCTCCCCGACTGCCTGGCGTTGGAGCTTGATGGCGTTGAGTCCACAACCATCTACCGCCAACTGGGGGAGGGTGCTTTCAAAGCGGTGATGCTGGATTGGCGTGGCAGCTACCCCGACCCTGAGGCGTATCTGACGCCGCTATTGAGCTGCACATCGGTGAAGGGCGACCATTGTGTCGATGGTGAAGCGGCGATCAGCGGCAGCTTCTGGAGTGCACCGGGTCTGCAGACCACTCTTCTAGAAACCGACACGCTTGTTGGTGACGCACGTCGGAACGCCCTGGATCGCGTGGAACATCTCTCAGCCAACGGTGCCGCCTACATCCCCGTCTGGCTGGATTCACCTCGAGCCTGGGCCCAACTGAACCTCAGCCCTCCAAAATTTGATGGCAGTGGTCAGTTGATGCTCGCTGAACTGGAGCGCCGATTCGAAGGAACGACAAACAACTAA
- a CDS encoding ABC transporter permease, whose protein sequence is MGRARDLARYSATRLALAPLMLWLIASLVFLLLRVAPGDPVDAVLGSRAPAAAKAAMRARLGLDQSLLDQYLTYLNGLLHGDLGQALINQEPVRTIIGKTLPASLELSVIALVMAAVVGLSVGFSGIARPEGTLDLGGRLYGLGTYALPPFWVAMLVQLVFAVSLGWLPVGGRFPPSLLPPDGSGFFLLDSALQSNWAAFRGTVRHLILPAGTLALLLSGTFTTALRLNLRRTLRGDYVEAARSRGLSERQVILRHGLPNALLPVLTIAGITVASLIGGALLIEVTFSWPGIALRLQEAINQRDYPVVQGIVVVIAALVVLVSVAVDLLVAALDPRVRY, encoded by the coding sequence ATGGGACGTGCCCGAGACCTAGCCCGCTACAGCGCCACCCGCCTCGCTCTGGCGCCTCTGATGTTGTGGCTTATCGCCAGCCTGGTGTTCCTGCTGCTGCGCGTCGCCCCTGGGGATCCGGTGGATGCGGTCCTCGGCAGCCGGGCACCAGCTGCCGCCAAAGCTGCCATGCGGGCTCGGCTGGGACTGGATCAGTCGTTGCTGGATCAGTACCTCACCTATCTCAACGGTTTACTCCATGGAGACCTGGGACAGGCCCTGATCAACCAGGAGCCAGTGCGGACGATCATCGGCAAAACTTTGCCCGCCAGCCTGGAGCTGAGCGTCATCGCACTGGTGATGGCCGCTGTGGTCGGGCTGAGCGTTGGCTTCAGCGGCATCGCCAGACCGGAAGGGACCCTTGATCTTGGCGGCCGCCTTTACGGACTGGGCACCTATGCACTGCCGCCCTTTTGGGTCGCCATGCTGGTGCAATTGGTGTTCGCCGTGAGCTTGGGGTGGCTGCCGGTGGGCGGGCGATTCCCACCCAGTCTTCTTCCCCCTGATGGAAGCGGCTTTTTCCTTCTTGACAGCGCGCTGCAGAGCAACTGGGCAGCCTTCCGGGGCACCGTGCGTCACTTGATCCTGCCCGCAGGAACCCTGGCACTGCTTCTCAGCGGAACCTTCACAACAGCATTGCGTCTGAACCTGCGACGCACCCTGCGCGGCGACTACGTGGAAGCGGCGCGCAGCCGTGGCCTGAGTGAGCGTCAGGTCATCCTGCGCCACGGGCTCCCAAATGCCTTGCTACCCGTGCTCACCATCGCCGGCATCACCGTGGCTTCATTGATCGGTGGAGCCCTGCTGATTGAAGTCACCTTTTCCTGGCCTGGCATCGCCCTACGCCTGCAGGAAGCCATTAACCAAAGGGACTACCCCGTCGTTCAAGGGATCGTGGTGGTGATCGCCGCCTTGGTGGTGCTGGTGAGTGTTGCCGTTGACCTGCTGGTGGCAGCCCTCGATCCGCGCGTGCGTTACTGA